The Streptomyces sp. Je 1-332 genome has a window encoding:
- a CDS encoding hydroxyacid dehydrogenase has product MNGSRRPRAALAMARDAAKAVLGPDALAALGRVCDLVPDTVLDDFTTERARAVLRDVEVLVTGWGCPPLDAAALAAAPRLRAVVHTAGSVRGHITPECWGRGIEVSSAAAANALPVAEYTVAMILLSGKQVIERAREFKAVRRRDEWLGLSHGVGNYGRTVGVLSASMIGRRVIELLRPYDLRVLLHDPYVTAEDAHTLGVRPVGIGELFASSDVVSVHTPLLAATRGMVGRELIAAMRHHAVLINTARGAVLDQDALTEAARAGRVRAILDVTDPEVLPPEHPLWECDNVMITPHLAGSQGNEWGRLADLAVSELDRWAAGDGFAHAVRRERLAYLA; this is encoded by the coding sequence GCCGGGTCTGCGATCTGGTGCCGGACACGGTCCTGGACGACTTCACCACGGAGCGGGCGCGCGCTGTGCTCCGTGACGTGGAGGTCCTGGTCACCGGCTGGGGCTGTCCGCCACTCGACGCCGCCGCGCTCGCGGCCGCGCCCCGGCTGAGGGCCGTCGTGCACACTGCCGGGTCGGTTCGCGGCCACATCACTCCGGAGTGCTGGGGCCGCGGCATCGAGGTGTCGTCGGCCGCCGCGGCCAACGCCCTGCCCGTCGCCGAGTACACCGTCGCCATGATCCTGCTCAGCGGCAAACAAGTCATCGAGCGGGCACGGGAGTTCAAGGCCGTCCGGCGCCGCGACGAATGGCTCGGCCTGTCGCACGGCGTCGGCAACTACGGCCGAACGGTCGGCGTCCTCTCCGCCTCGATGATCGGCCGCCGCGTCATCGAACTCCTCCGCCCCTACGACCTCCGGGTGCTGCTGCACGACCCGTACGTCACCGCCGAGGACGCCCACACCCTCGGCGTACGGCCGGTCGGCATCGGTGAGTTGTTCGCGAGCAGCGATGTCGTCAGCGTCCACACGCCCCTCCTTGCCGCCACCCGCGGCATGGTCGGCCGTGAGCTGATCGCCGCGATGCGCCACCACGCGGTGCTCATCAACACGGCCCGCGGCGCCGTCCTCGACCAGGACGCCCTCACCGAAGCCGCCCGCGCCGGCCGCGTCCGCGCGATCCTCGACGTCACCGACCCCGAAGTCCTGCCCCCGGAGCACCCGTTGTGGGAGTGCGACAACGTCATGATCACCCCACACCTCGCCGGCTCACAGGGGAACGAGTGGGGCCGCCTCGCCGATCTCGCCGTCAGCGAGCTCGACCGCTGGGCCGCGGGCGACGGTTTCGCCCATGCCGTACGACGCGAAAGGCTGGCCTACCTCGCATGA